aatactattaaggCCTTTATTGATTACTTAAATAggtaaagaaaattttatattaataatttttaaaataaacttaaaaacacAACATACTATACTACTAATAATTGTGTTATATTGGTATGATATGATGTTTGAACATTGTTATCGATTTATTAGTTGgctaaatatttgttatatgaTCATAATGAAGATTGTTATCAATTTGTATGATCatcataataatcataataaattttaggAATTTGAGTATGGTACTTTATACTGATTTAAAATGAACTCCAtccataatttaaaacatacaatAATTAACAACTGACacagaaatataaatttttaatcgtcaatatattaattttcagcagaaagaatataaaaattaaaaaacttcaaAGAAAAAAGTTCTGAAGTTAAACCAAAATGATAACTAAAATTTCGTACAGAATACAATATGTTTCACAATAAAGCAGACCCATAAGCAAGTAAAGGAGGTATGcaagtaaataaaagttaatacaaaataagatgaatgatataatgaaaatttaaaattaattgtaaagtgttacaaaaacttattataaatataagaaagcaTCAAGAAACGTGTTATTCCTGTATATGGTCGCAGTATGAAAATAGGCCCAATTGTGGTCCAAATTAAAACATCGTATCTATGGATTTGGATTGATCagtttattaaaaagtatattatataaGATTAACATAACTTTgagaaattcaatttaaattaattaataaaatttaaggttGTGTTTagattaaaaagtgaaaataagagtataaaaaagacaaagaaggaaaaataaaagagttaaatctaaattattttatctttagttggAAATGTCGAAATTAATcgaattaaataattgttaaatatgttatttttaaaattatagtaaaatttaaattaattttaaaaaaacgattcaatttaaattattaattttttaaatatttcaatttagtttttttaataaaattttattttttttaataaaatttattaagtttaattaacgtttcgttatatatattttaaaaatatttcatgataTCGTTTGATAGGTCTACTCTCAATAAATAGATTTTGACTCTCATATtaactgaaaaatatatttaataacaagtaaaataaatataataaaatttattcaaaaaattaaatctctacatttatacaaataaataattaatttgactaAAATTTGGaagataaactaatttaaattagattaaatccACGTATCTATTCATCGCATTAAATAATCAATCCTAGGATTTTACTATGGTTAACTAAATAATTCAGTATAATATCATTAAatggtaaatatttaaaaaaaaaaaaagattaaatatatttctctgtgattaaaataatgttttttgaCGAATGAAGTCCTGGGTTTGTCATTTGTCTTCCATTAGATGATAAAAATCCAAAGCTAACTGCCCCATTCCTAAACCTACTCCCTTGGCAGCCATAATCCAAAACTCAACGCTGACGGTGTTTACAAAGAAACCCTTCAAATCCACAACTAAACCCTCGTAAACTTCAAATCTCTGATACCACATTtccatttaaatttattctctaACCAGAAACAAGCTTCTGTTAGCTtcttataaaaatgattttgaagtCAATAGTTGCATCAGCGAGCGATCTAAGTGTAGTGAGTGTTGCTGGGAACGCTCCGCTCGAATTCAAGAATCGAGTTTTTGGCGGCCGAGTCATCCGCCTCGGATTTCGTTTTAACAGAGGGAGATGGAAGGGGAATGAAAGGTTTGACTTTAAGGTTCGTGCTGCTGTGGAGGTGGGAGTGGGGAGTTCAAAGAGTAAGGCTTTGCAGGGCAATTCTGGATTGGATGTGGTTTCAGAGGGAGAGTTAACGGTAAAGGGGTTTGCGGGGTTGCGGAAGACCAAACTCGTCTGCACAATTGGTCCTGCTTGCAGCTCTTTGGAGGAACTTGAGAATTTGGCAACAGGAGGCATGAATGTTGCCAGGCTCAATATGTGCCATGGCACCAGGGAGTGGCACCGTGATGTGATTAGGAAGATCAAGAAGTTGAATGAGGAGAAAGGGTTCTGTGTTTCTGTGATGATTGACACTGAAGGTAGTCAGATTCATGTAGTTGATCATGGAGCCTCATCCTCGGTTAAAGTAGAAGTAtgctgttttttcttttgtttaacaTTCACTagttatatgttaaaaaaatagtatgtaTAAATGGGGGTAACAAGGACCACGAGTTAACTCTTGGGATTGAGTTAACCCAAACccacattataaaatattattagagcCCGTCCTAGGGGCTGTTGTTGGCCCTATCAGACCCTTCGTTGGATTGTTATCTTATCATTCATAGATGTTCAGCCTTGCAAACTATCTAGTACTCAGTTTGAGAGAGTGTTAGAGATCTCACCTTCACTTGTGACATGGTAAAATAACAGAATATGTAGATGTGGAGCAAGTTTCCCTTCACGAGCTGTCTTTTGGGGTTAAGTTAGACCTAGAtccaaatttaaaagattatgtttatatttttttgtgaaaGGCTTTTTTGTGATAGATTGTCCTATATGATCACACTTACTAGATTTAGCTGATTTGGAGACATGCACTTTTGTCTATTGTTTTCGTTTCCATCTCAGGAAGGTTCAATTTGGCATTTTACTGCTGAGCATTTTGAGGGTTCTCGCCCATTCACAGTACAGACAAACTACACAGGTTTTTCTGAAGGTGATGTCTTGCTTAACGAGTGAAGAACcaactcttccttttctttcacaATGTATTTATGCATTTAAGTACTGAGCTTAGTTAATGTCTATCAGATATTGAAGTTGGTGATGAACTTGTTATTGATGGTGGAATGGCTTGCTTTGAAGTCGttgaaaagaaaggaaatgaTTTGCATTGTAAGTGCATCGATGCTGGTCTTTTCCTTCCTGGAGCTAAATTTAGTTTCTGGAGAGATGGAAAGCTTGTTAGGAGGAATTACAAGCTTCCTACTCTATCAACAAAGGTATGCATATTCCGGTTTTTTCTTCCCCTGCTCATTTAACGAAGATCACGGAGAATAAATTTAGCACTCTGCAATTATTTCTTTACATGTATGGCGTTGATTTTCTGAAAGCATTCCTAGGCTAACAATGTCAACAGTTGTCAAAACtcatgtttaataattttttttttattttttttgtaaattggtGAAATGATATATTACCTCCAGAATCAGTGCgtacatttttcaatatatgGATAGATTGTACAATATATTGATCCTTCCAAAGTCCCAAATTTACTCCTCAAAACCCATTCCGAAGATCTGGAAGAACTGGCTGGATTGATGTTTCTTCAACAACCTTATATgcaataatttcattaaattctCAGACAATAGAATAAACCTTTCTGTTTTACAATGTAGAGAAACTACCTTTTTCTGAACTGAACAAATCGTATTCATACTTTACTAAAAACTAATAATGACTTTATCTGTTCGAAcgtctctgtttttttttttttttgtatttttctttgaataattataattatgaattgaaaatcttacccttttatgtttttttctctcctaagtttgaattgtttacatCCCCAGGATTGGGCTGACATTGACCTCGGTATAGCTGAGGGTGTTGATTTTTTTGCCTTATCCTTTGTCAATCACGCTGATTCTGTTAAGGATTTAAAGAACTACCTCTCCACGAAGTCAACCAAGTAAGTAAGCACACGTTCAAAAAGGAATAGTTATATGGTTTTAGCAATATAGTTTAACCGTTAATTCCTCTAAAAGgatgttgatattattttttagtacaAAATGACGTGCTAGTGGCTAGGAGTATACTAAGTATCGCAAGCATTCTACTGCAGTGTCACTAtgtctattttattttcctcgTTTTCCCTTTGAAGTCTTATAAGAACACTCGTGTCTGGCACTTGCACTACAATGCAACCCCCAATCATTTTCACCTACTGGTGTCATGTTTTCGTCTTCAAGAGGGTTATTCAGTTCTATTTCCTAGGTTAAATTGCAGCTATTGTGGTCGAAAATGGCACAGGCTGAGCTATTAAATTTATTGTCCAGCTTCCTCTGCCATTGCTGTCTGTCTGATAATACTGTTGGTACCAGCATAGTTATTCGATAATTAACCAAATCCGCCTATTAAGCTACAACATTAATTTCTTCCAAGGAtttatttcaaagttattttaGCTAAGTTGCATATAATTATTTCAGATCCATTAAAGTTTTGTCGAAGATAGAAAGCTTAGAATCTCTTCATAAACTTGAGGAAATAGTGCGAGCTTCTGATGGAATCATGGTGGCTCGGGGTGATCTTGGGGTCGAAATACCACTTGAACAGATTCCTACAGTCCAAGAGGATATAATTTACGTATGCAGACAACTAAACAAGCCAGTGATTGTAGCTTCTCAGCTTCTTGAGTCAATGGTCGAGTATCCAACCCCAACACGTGCCGAGGTaaaaatcaatctttttccaggATCATTATTATGAACTTGAGAAAAGATCTTAGATTGAAAAGACATGTTACTAGGAAACTATGACAGAATTCCATTCTATGGTGATATTTTTCCAGTTCGCTATTGGATTTCTGTTCTTACCTCACAAATATTTGCTTTTATTTAATAGGTAGCAGATGTTTCTGAAGCAGTTCGACAGTATGCTGATGCTTTGATGTTGTCCGGTGAATCAGCTATTGGGTCATATGGGCGTAAAGCTTTGGCAGTCTTGGATATGACTAGCAGTAGAATGGAATCATGGAATCGGGAGGAGAACAAGCAGAATCTTCTCAACCATAACCAACTTGGAGCAGAATTGCCAGAATGCATCACTGAGCAAATATGTAATTGTGCCGTTGAAATGGGTACTTCATATTCTTCTTGCCACTTGATTCTATTATGAATTCTGCGCAGCGGTTAGAGtctaataatcataataaaaaataaaaaattacccaTTTGTTCTGCAGCCAACAACCTTGGTGTGGATGCCATCTTCGTGTACACGAAGCATGGACACATGGCATCACTTCTATCACGCAACCGCCCAAATCCTCCTATCTTTGCGTTCACCGACGATGAAAGTACCCGCATGGCTCTGAATCTGTTATGGGGGGTTGTACCCCTTCTGGTTGATTTATCAGATGATGCTGAATCTAACATCTCAAAGTCAGTCCAACTTATGGAATCCAAAGGATTGATCAGACAAGGAGATGTTGTTCTAGTGGTCTCGGATATTGCTCACACACGATCCTCTCCTATGGCTCTCCAATCAATTCAGGTGAAGACTATTGCCTAAAACGCAAGGTTGCCAAATATTGAGAGACACGTGTCTATTTATTTTCTAGGCTTGGATAGTATTGTATAATTGGTTTCTTGTCCTTATGTAAAACAAAGTTCATAAGTTCTTATCTGTAGAACTCTAGCTAGTTCTGAAACCCGTTTCAAAAGATGCTTGTGAATTACACTTCGTGAATTGCCCATTATAATTAACTAAGAAAATTGCACTAATATATCGcaattatatttgattgatcAACTTTGTTTGATTATGGTGAACTTACAGAGTACTACATTGGCAAGCTTCTTTGCTTACACGCGAATCCAATACTTAGTTTCGTCTTTCCATGATATTCTTACGAAAGGGATCTCCCTAATTGTCTCTCCCTTGCTATTAGAGTTGAAAAAGAGTAGTAGGTAAATGGTAGTTACACAGTTAGTTAGTggataattaaaaagataagattATCGAAGTGAAGTTCAGAAAGTGGCATTCCCTCTATTCTGATTATAGGTAGTTTATTGAGaacctaaattaaaatttagtttctattcaaaatatcttaatcaattaaaactttttataatttttaagatattcCTTTTTTGCTATAAAATTTAGTAAAGTTTTCCCATTTCGAAATGTCTCATCCATTCCAAAACTTGTGCtaccaaaataaaatgaaaaaaagagaaagatgttatatatatagacacGATTTGagattaaatgaaagaaaaaaaaatccttaaacTATTGGTATGTACACTATTTTCAGAATTAACCGAGGTTACAATAacattaaagtttattttttagaaaaagataCCTTTAATTTGATGTAGtggattaaaatcaaaatcattttcaatgaaattaaatttaaatgatattctttgaaaaaaaatggaactATACTCTTATGCTTTaatatattagataaataattcaGAGAGCGACTCTTGATTAAAGGGTCTGTCAAGTATTATCtaaattgataaacaaaagtaaataattattttatctttatttgtatactttaatttttttttatctctttgaatttaaattttatttcaaaattgatttttaatatttaaaagatttaactGATAACAAAGATTTGTATTTAGATTAGAGTATATTAATAATTAgtaggtatgcatgtgttttAGAATTCTTGTTTTGTGCATTATTTTACTATTGTTGATAAATA
This genomic interval from Vigna radiata var. radiata cultivar VC1973A chromosome 8, Vradiata_ver6, whole genome shotgun sequence contains the following:
- the LOC106772676 gene encoding pyruvate kinase isozyme A, chloroplastic, producing the protein MILKSIVASASDLSVVSVAGNAPLEFKNRVFGGRVIRLGFRFNRGRWKGNERFDFKVRAAVEVGVGSSKSKALQGNSGLDVVSEGELTVKGFAGLRKTKLVCTIGPACSSLEELENLATGGMNVARLNMCHGTREWHRDVIRKIKKLNEEKGFCVSVMIDTEGSQIHVVDHGASSSVKVEEGSIWHFTAEHFEGSRPFTVQTNYTGFSEDIEVGDELVIDGGMACFEVVEKKGNDLHCKCIDAGLFLPGAKFSFWRDGKLVRRNYKLPTLSTKDWADIDLGIAEGVDFFALSFVNHADSVKDLKNYLSTKSTKSIKVLSKIESLESLHKLEEIVRASDGIMVARGDLGVEIPLEQIPTVQEDIIYVCRQLNKPVIVASQLLESMVEYPTPTRAEVADVSEAVRQYADALMLSGESAIGSYGRKALAVLDMTSSRMESWNREENKQNLLNHNQLGAELPECITEQICNCAVEMANNLGVDAIFVYTKHGHMASLLSRNRPNPPIFAFTDDESTRMALNLLWGVVPLLVDLSDDAESNISKSVQLMESKGLIRQGDVVLVVSDIAHTRSSPMALQSIQVKTIA